Genomic window (Lewinellaceae bacterium):
ATTTTGAGGGATGCTCCTGCCCAGAATGCTGCCTGCAATCCCAATCCGCTGCATCTCAGCCGTTCCGCCGGCAAGGGTAAAACACCGGGCGTCCCGGAACATGCGCTCCAGTGGCAGGTTTCGGCTGTAACCCTGTGCTCCGCAGAGCTGTATGGCCTCGCTGGTTACGCGTACAGCCATTTCCGAAGCGAACACTTTAGCCACGCTTGATTCATACCGGTCGGTGATGGCGCTGTGCGCATTAGCGGCTGCCCGATAGATGAGATAACGGGCAGCATCCAGATCGATAGCCATATCCGCCAGCTTGAATTGAATGGCCTGAAAATCGGTGATCCGCCGCCCAAATTGCATTCGTTGATCGGCATAATCCCTGGCAAAGTCAAAAGCGCCCTGAGCAATACCCAGCGCCACGGCGGAAGCCCCCACCCGTTGCCCATTGTAAGCAGACATCAACTTGCCAAAAGCAGAACCGGGAGGCACCACGAGGTTTTCCTTTGGCACCCGCATGTTTTCAAACTCCAATATCCCTTCCTGAACGCCCCGGACACCCAGAGAAGGAATCCGCCCGGCGTATTTGAAACCGGGCATGCCTTTATGGATCAGGATGGCGCCTATTCCCTTAGGCCCGGCCACCTCATTGAAGCGGGCGTACAACAGGGTATACTCCCTCTCCCCTGCCCCGGTGATCCAGTGTTTTTTGCCGTTGACGACATACCCCTCCCCGTCTTCGATGGCGGAGGTTGTCAAATCCGTCAGGGCAGAACCGGCTTCGGGCTCGGTCATGCCGATGCTCATCAGGGTTTCGCCTTTGCAGGTGGCGGGCAGGACGCGCTGCCGTTGCTCCTCCGTTCCGAAATTGAGAATGGTGATGGCCGCCCCGAAATTGTGGTCGACGATCAGCCGGCCGCTGATGCCGCAATGCCGGGCAGCCTCCTCAATGACTAAAACGGCATCCAGAGCGGAAAGGCCCCGCCCGCCATACCGGGAAGGGAAGGTCATTCCAAAATACCCTGCATCGGCACACTTTTGGATTTGCCGGCGGGGAATGTGTTCGTCCTTGTCCCATTGAGCAGCATGCGGCGCGATCTCTGACTGGGCAAATTCCCGGGCCTGGGCCACCAGTTTTTTTTGTTCCTCAGACAGTTGAAAATCCATAGTAGATTTTTTGTTTTTGTTATGGAGAAAGGTAGCAACTATTTAGGTATTTCGGTTTTATGGTGTCCCGGCATTGCGGCCGGAGGCTAACAGAGGCGCTGCAACTGCCTGGCCACAAAACCATAATGCCGGAATAATATCTAAATGGGTAAGAAAGGTGCTTATTTAGCTGGGTCAAGAAGTTTTTGCCCTTAGAGTTTTCGTGTCTTCGTGGCAATAAAAGCAGGTTAGGCACGAGGAAAGAATAAAGTGTTCAATTATGGGGCAGTAATTTTTGTGCCAGGCAAGGCGCGAAGAATGAGGATAGCCAAAGCTACCTGAGTGATGAGCAACGCAGCATGGCGCAAAAAGTACAAGCCAGAATGGACAGTTTATTCTTTCGTCGTGCCTTAGGTGGCAGGCCACCCAAATAGCTATGGAAAAAGATAAAATAATCAATTTAGAAATGAGAAGCCGATAAACTGGTGTCCATGGTAGCAGGAAACCATTACCTTTACCCCATGCTAAGACCCATTGGATTAATCCTGGAGATCCGCCTGCGGCAAGCCTGGCGGTCCATCAAAAGCGTCGGCGCGCTTTGGATACTGGGGCTGCCACTGGCGTTAGTATTCTACCTGAGCGCGCTTTCCACCCTGAGCAAACAATCGCTGGAGGTGGTTACTGCCGTTTTACTGCTTCCTCCGGTGTTGATCCACCTCAGCCGCCGCGACCTTTTCTTTCTGGAAAAGCAAGGGTTTCCGCTGCGGATGGTGTTGTTTGCAGAATATGCCCTGCTTACAGTTTTGCTGGCGTTGCCGTTGGCCTTGCTTTTCGGGTTTTACGCAGCAGCCGGGCTTTCTCTAGCCGGGTGTTTGGCCCTTGCTTTTCTTCCGCAGTGGAAACGGCCAGCCGGCAACAGGCGGGCCCTGCCCCTGGCATTCCTCCCCTACCTGGCTTTCGAATGGCATTCCGCGCTTCGGCGGCATGGGTGGTTGTTCCTGCTCTTTTACCTGCCGGGGTTGGCATTTAGCGCCTATACCGGCGCGCCTTTGCTATCCGTTATTCTTATCGCCACCCTGCTGCCCGGCGTTTTTGAAGACTGCGAACCAAAGGAACTGATGGAGCCATTCTTTTTCCGGCCTTATGGCTTGTGGCGCAAGCTGGGCCTC
Coding sequences:
- a CDS encoding acyl-CoA dehydrogenase family protein, encoding MDFQLSEEQKKLVAQAREFAQSEIAPHAAQWDKDEHIPRRQIQKCADAGYFGMTFPSRYGGRGLSALDAVLVIEEAARHCGISGRLIVDHNFGAAITILNFGTEEQRQRVLPATCKGETLMSIGMTEPEAGSALTDLTTSAIEDGEGYVVNGKKHWITGAGEREYTLLYARFNEVAGPKGIGAILIHKGMPGFKYAGRIPSLGVRGVQEGILEFENMRVPKENLVVPPGSAFGKLMSAYNGQRVGASAVALGIAQGAFDFARDYADQRMQFGRRITDFQAIQFKLADMAIDLDAARYLIYRAAANAHSAITDRYESSVAKVFASEMAVRVTSEAIQLCGAQGYSRNLPLERMFRDARCFTLAGGTAEMQRIGIAGSILGRSIPQNR